One Chromatiales bacterium DNA window includes the following coding sequences:
- a CDS encoding right-handed parallel beta-helix repeat-containing protein, with protein sequence MAALTLEHRMFSLKFRHLLAILPCTILTALPTTTARAVDGVIEINQTRALAGGVTAGDTPGFPVTISAAGSYRLTGNLDVTGLPQPENIWAVEITSSDVDLDLNGFSIIGPTDCSGMPKVCSPVGSGEGVSAGGQRRVAVRNGRVRGFGHAGIRLGPQGVVEEVHVMDNSSFGVAVELSGRIVSNTIEENGINGITCGQGSFISGNALHRNGNDGIGTTESLISNNVVMLNGGAGISDARASLVTGNTVLSNTGLGLNLGQASAYGNNSIDGNNGGNANPQVANGTQIATNMCGGDTICP encoded by the coding sequence ATGGCGGCTTTGACACTGGAGCACCGTATGTTCTCGTTGAAGTTCCGGCATCTCCTGGCGATCCTTCCCTGCACCATCCTGACCGCGCTGCCAACGACGACGGCACGGGCGGTCGATGGCGTCATCGAAATCAATCAGACCCGCGCCCTGGCCGGCGGCGTCACGGCCGGCGACACGCCCGGGTTCCCGGTCACGATCAGCGCGGCCGGCAGCTACCGGCTGACGGGGAACCTCGACGTTACCGGCCTGCCGCAGCCCGAGAATATCTGGGCGGTCGAAATCACCAGTTCGGACGTGGACCTCGACCTGAACGGATTCTCGATCATCGGGCCGACGGACTGCTCGGGGATGCCGAAGGTCTGCTCGCCGGTCGGAAGCGGCGAGGGCGTCAGTGCCGGGGGGCAGAGACGGGTGGCGGTACGCAACGGTCGCGTACGCGGTTTTGGCCATGCCGGTATACGCCTTGGCCCGCAAGGCGTGGTGGAAGAAGTTCATGTCATGGACAACAGCAGCTTCGGAGTCGCCGTGGAACTGTCCGGGCGCATCGTTTCAAACACCATTGAAGAAAACGGCATCAACGGGATCACCTGCGGCCAGGGGTCGTTCATATCGGGCAACGCCCTTCATCGAAATGGAAACGACGGCATCGGCACGACGGAGAGCCTGATCAGCAACAATGTCGTGATGCTGAACGGTGGCGCGGGTATCAGCGATGCACGCGCCTCGCTCGTGACCGGCAACACTGTCCTGTCAAACACCGGTTTGGGTCTGAACCTGGGCCAGGCCAGCGCCTACGGCAACAACAGCATTGATGGCAACAACGGCGGCAACGCAAACCCACAGGTCGCGAACGGGACGCAGATCGCGACCAATATGTGCGGTGGCGACACCATCTGTCCCTAG
- a CDS encoding NAD(P)-binding domain-containing protein, with protein MNTGRARHRACVIGAGPSGLTAAKNLLAAGITDLVVLEKSARVGGNWVFDPRPGHSSVYASTHLISSRRESQFTDFPMPREYPDYPSHALVLKYLEDYARAFDLHRHIRFETEVRTARPLDGGGWSLALNNGDCIECEHLLVANGHHWAPREPQYPGTFSGEWLHAHAFKDNTPFTGRRVLVIGGGNSGCDIAVDTARVSAFTAISLRRGYYFVPKFVGGLASDRLLTNIAWMPRAVRIALGRLMLRIFVGPARRYGMPEPDHRLFESHPIVNSELPYAIRHGDVAVRRDIERFEGNEAIFTDGRREVFDVVIAATGYHVRFPFLDRDITPWADRDLPLYLRVFDPNRADLYFIGLIQPNGCIWPLADLQSQLVAASITGRWQRPADIAGHVDAELAEVRARYAATPRHAIEVDVHDYAKHLRRELCKARPVSAV; from the coding sequence ATGAACACAGGCCGGGCGCGACACCGTGCATGCGTGATCGGCGCGGGCCCGAGCGGACTCACGGCCGCGAAGAACCTGCTGGCCGCGGGGATCACGGACCTCGTGGTGCTGGAGAAGTCCGCGCGTGTCGGCGGCAACTGGGTGTTCGACCCCAGACCCGGTCATTCGAGCGTGTACGCGAGCACGCACCTGATCAGCTCCAGGCGCGAGTCGCAGTTCACCGACTTTCCGATGCCGCGCGAATATCCGGACTATCCCTCGCACGCGCTCGTGCTGAAGTATCTCGAGGACTACGCGCGCGCGTTCGATCTGCATCGACATATCCGGTTTGAAACGGAAGTCAGAACCGCGCGTCCACTGGATGGCGGCGGCTGGTCGCTCGCGCTCAACAACGGCGACTGCATCGAGTGCGAACACCTGCTGGTCGCGAACGGCCACCACTGGGCGCCACGCGAACCGCAGTACCCCGGCACCTTCAGCGGCGAATGGCTGCATGCGCATGCGTTCAAGGACAACACGCCGTTCACCGGCAGGCGCGTGCTGGTGATCGGCGGCGGCAACTCCGGCTGTGACATCGCCGTGGACACCGCGCGGGTTTCCGCGTTCACCGCCATCAGCCTGCGGCGCGGATACTACTTCGTGCCGAAGTTCGTCGGCGGGCTCGCGTCCGACCGGCTGCTGACGAATATCGCCTGGATGCCGCGCGCCGTCCGCATCGCACTCGGGCGCCTGATGCTGCGGATCTTTGTCGGCCCCGCGCGACGCTATGGCATGCCGGAGCCCGACCATCGGCTGTTCGAGAGCCACCCGATCGTGAATTCGGAACTGCCGTATGCCATCCGCCACGGGGATGTCGCGGTGCGCCGCGATATCGAACGATTTGAAGGAAACGAGGCGATCTTCACCGACGGTCGCCGCGAGGTTTTCGACGTCGTGATCGCGGCCACCGGCTATCACGTACGCTTCCCGTTTCTTGACCGCGACATCACACCCTGGGCGGACCGTGATCTGCCGCTGTACCTGCGCGTGTTCGACCCGAACCGCGCGGACCTTTATTTCATCGGACTGATTCAGCCGAACGGCTGCATCTGGCCGCTGGCCGACCTGCAATCGCAGCTGGTCGCGGCCTCGATCACGGGACGCTGGCAGCGGCCGGCCGACATCGCCGGGCACGTCGACGCCGAGCTCGCCGAGGTGCGTGCACGCTATGCGGCAACACCGCGTCACGCGATCGAGGTCGACGTGCACGACTACGCAAAGCACCTGCGCCGCGAACTGTGCAAGGCCAGGCCGGTCAGCGCCGTGTGA
- a CDS encoding SDR family NAD(P)-dependent oxidoreductase — protein sequence MPDQAGSTELRAALVTGAASGFGRALALALARDGWQVWACDLDEAGAQATAAAIHAAGGAAEARALDVREPGQWQALAAELSYQPAALSLLINNAGVAASGRLGELPLDEWRRVMDVNYWGAVHGCEALLPLLRRAPASAHIVNVASFLGFVNGPRMGAYSVSKAALIALSENLYSDFAHEGLGITVLCPGFFESGMFANTQFTRPAEQHRHARKLRMNAMAVDRLVSETLAAIGSRRLYLVTPFAPSRLAWWFKRLAPAAFLRRVARHENARLDI from the coding sequence GTGCCTGATCAGGCAGGGTCGACCGAGCTGCGTGCGGCGCTGGTGACCGGTGCCGCCAGCGGTTTCGGCCGCGCGCTTGCGCTTGCGCTCGCGCGTGACGGCTGGCAGGTGTGGGCCTGCGATCTGGATGAAGCCGGCGCGCAGGCGACGGCGGCGGCGATCCACGCAGCCGGCGGTGCGGCCGAGGCGCGCGCACTGGATGTCCGCGAACCGGGCCAGTGGCAGGCATTGGCCGCGGAACTCTCCTACCAGCCGGCGGCACTCTCGCTGTTGATCAACAATGCCGGGGTTGCCGCTTCGGGCCGGCTCGGCGAACTGCCGCTGGACGAATGGCGGCGTGTAATGGACGTCAACTACTGGGGGGCGGTGCACGGCTGCGAGGCGTTGCTGCCGCTGCTGCGGCGTGCACCCGCAAGCGCGCACATCGTCAATGTCGCCTCGTTCCTCGGCTTCGTGAACGGCCCGCGCATGGGGGCGTACAGCGTGTCCAAGGCCGCGCTGATTGCGCTGTCCGAAAACCTCTACAGCGACTTCGCGCACGAGGGTCTGGGCATCACCGTGCTCTGCCCGGGGTTCTTTGAATCGGGCATGTTCGCGAACACGCAGTTCACCCGTCCCGCGGAACAGCATCGCCACGCGCGCAAGCTGCGCATGAATGCAATGGCCGTCGATCGTCTCGTGAGCGAGACGCTGGCCGCGATCGGCAGCCGCCGGCTCTACCTCGTCACGCCGTTTGCACCGTCACGGCTCGCCTGGTGGTTCAAGCGCCTTGCGCCGGCCGCGTTCCTGCGCCGGGTTGCCCGGCACGAGAACGCGCGGCTTGATATCTAG
- the argE gene encoding acetylornithine deacetylase codes for MIPDVKTMVAELVAINSVSSVSREFDHGNRAVIDLLAGWCEALGFRVTVQPVSEHPEKSNLVAVLGSGEDGLVLAGHTDTVPYDETGWASDPFRLDERDGHWYGLGVADMKAFLALVLEAARGVDARTLRRPLVFVATADEESSMDGARRLVDHGGLPARHCVIGEPTALKPIRMHKGIIMEAVRLTGRSGHSSDPSLGRNALDAMREVLNALDAWRAELARAHREPAFHVAQPTLNFGHVHGGDNPNRICAQCELHFDLRMLPGMRADDLRAQIDALVAPIASAHEVRFERRALFEGIEAMETAADARIVDACERLSGQRAGAVAFGTEGPFFAELGIDTVILGPGDIEVAHQPNESLPVSRVEPCIAILRGLIAEFCQA; via the coding sequence ATGATTCCGGACGTGAAAACGATGGTCGCCGAACTGGTGGCGATCAATTCGGTGTCGAGTGTCAGCCGCGAGTTCGATCACGGCAATCGGGCCGTGATCGACCTGCTCGCCGGCTGGTGCGAGGCACTGGGTTTCCGGGTCACCGTGCAGCCCGTCTCGGAGCACCCGGAGAAATCGAACCTGGTCGCGGTGCTCGGCAGCGGCGAGGACGGCCTGGTGCTGGCCGGCCATACCGACACCGTGCCGTATGACGAAACCGGCTGGGCGAGCGACCCGTTCCGGCTCGACGAGCGCGACGGGCACTGGTACGGGCTCGGCGTCGCGGACATGAAGGCGTTTCTCGCGCTCGTGCTGGAAGCCGCGCGCGGCGTGGACGCGCGCACGCTGCGCCGCCCGCTGGTGTTCGTGGCCACGGCCGACGAGGAATCCTCGATGGACGGTGCCCGGCGGTTGGTGGACCACGGCGGCCTGCCGGCGAGACATTGCGTGATCGGCGAGCCGACCGCGCTGAAACCGATCCGCATGCACAAGGGCATCATCATGGAGGCGGTGCGGCTGACGGGGCGCTCGGGGCACTCCAGCGACCCGTCGCTCGGGCGCAACGCGCTCGATGCCATGCGCGAGGTGCTGAACGCGCTGGATGCCTGGCGCGCGGAACTCGCGCGGGCGCATCGCGAGCCGGCGTTTCACGTGGCCCAGCCGACGCTGAACTTCGGGCATGTGCACGGCGGTGACAACCCGAACCGCATCTGCGCCCAATGCGAACTGCATTTCGACCTGCGCATGCTGCCCGGCATGCGGGCGGACGATCTGCGCGCGCAGATCGACGCGCTGGTCGCACCGATCGCCAGTGCGCACGAGGTCCGTTTCGAGCGTCGCGCGCTGTTCGAGGGCATCGAGGCGATGGAGACCGCGGCCGACGCGCGGATCGTCGACGCCTGCGAACGGCTGTCGGGCCAGCGCGCCGGCGCGGTCGCGTTCGGCACCGAGGGTCCGTTCTTCGCCGAGCTGGGCATCGACACCGTGATCCTGGGTCCCGGTGACATCGAGGTCGCGCACCAGCCGAACGAGTCGCTGCCGGTTTCGCGTGTCGAGCCGTGTATCGCTATCCTGCGCGGACTGATCGCGGAGTTCTGTCAGGCATGA
- the argA gene encoding amino-acid N-acetyltransferase — MSQETSFIDPFVAGFRQSAPYIHAHRGRTFVVYLGGEAVADPGFAHLLGDIALLAGLGVRLVLVAGARPQIEARCRTAGVEPRYVDGLRVTDVRSLECVKAAAGVIRVEIESILSAGLPGSPLAGANLRVTSGNFVTAQPIGVVGGVDFQHTGRVRRVDAQAIRGQLDTGAVVLLSLLGYSPSGEVFNLRAEEVAAQTSIALGAHKLIALVDAAGLHDADGRLRRQLLTSQAEKLIAASPPADPAVATAARALSEAARGGVARCHLIDRRVDGALLRELFTRDGIGTLIASDPFDVTRQARIDDIGGILALIEPLEQGGVLVRRSREQLETEIDRFQVIERDGMVIACAALYPFADARTAELACLAVHPSYRGSDRGEQLLRHVESIADAFASEIFVLTTQSAHWFIEHGFREVGVDHLPIARKAMYNWQRNSKVLVKPLAPNTIA; from the coding sequence ATGAGCCAGGAAACCAGCTTTATCGATCCGTTCGTCGCCGGGTTTCGGCAGTCGGCGCCGTACATCCACGCGCATCGCGGGCGCACCTTCGTGGTGTACTTGGGCGGCGAGGCGGTGGCCGATCCCGGATTCGCGCACCTGCTTGGCGATATCGCACTGCTCGCCGGGCTCGGTGTGCGGCTGGTGCTGGTGGCCGGGGCGCGTCCGCAGATCGAGGCCCGCTGTCGGACCGCCGGCGTGGAGCCGCGGTATGTCGACGGTCTGCGCGTGACCGATGTTCGTTCGCTCGAATGCGTGAAGGCCGCCGCCGGGGTGATCCGCGTCGAGATCGAGTCGATCCTCTCGGCCGGGCTGCCGGGCTCGCCACTCGCGGGCGCGAACCTGCGCGTGACCTCCGGCAATTTCGTCACTGCGCAGCCTATCGGAGTGGTCGGCGGAGTGGACTTCCAGCACACCGGGCGCGTGCGGCGGGTCGATGCGCAGGCCATCCGCGGCCAACTCGACACCGGCGCTGTCGTGCTGCTGTCGCTGCTCGGATACTCGCCCAGCGGCGAGGTGTTCAACCTGCGTGCCGAGGAGGTCGCCGCACAGACGTCGATCGCACTCGGCGCGCACAAGCTCATCGCGCTGGTCGACGCAGCGGGCCTGCACGATGCTGATGGCCGGCTGCGGCGCCAGCTGTTGACCTCGCAGGCCGAGAAACTGATCGCCGCTTCGCCGCCGGCCGATCCGGCCGTGGCGACCGCCGCGCGGGCACTGAGCGAGGCCGCGCGTGGCGGCGTCGCGCGCTGCCATCTGATCGACCGGCGCGTCGACGGCGCGCTGCTGCGCGAGTTGTTCACGCGCGACGGCATCGGCACGCTGATCGCATCCGACCCGTTCGATGTCACGCGCCAGGCGCGCATCGATGACATCGGCGGCATCCTCGCGCTGATTGAACCGCTAGAACAGGGCGGTGTGCTCGTGCGGCGCTCACGCGAGCAGCTCGAGACCGAGATCGACCGCTTCCAGGTCATCGAGCGTGACGGCATGGTCATCGCCTGCGCGGCGCTGTATCCGTTCGCCGATGCGCGGACCGCCGAGCTTGCCTGTCTGGCCGTGCATCCGAGCTATCGCGGCAGCGACCGTGGCGAGCAACTGCTGCGGCATGTCGAGTCGATCGCCGATGCCTTCGCGAGCGAGATTTTCGTGCTCACGACGCAGTCCGCGCACTGGTTCATCGAGCACGGTTTTCGCGAGGTCGGTGTGGATCACCTGCCGATCGCGCGCAAGGCCATGTACAACTGGCAGCGCAATTCCAAGGTGCTGGTCAAGCCGCTGGCGCCGAATACGATCGCCTGA
- a CDS encoding DMT family transporter, whose protein sequence is MSVPAAYVGVILIWSTTPLAIRWSGDGLGFLLGVSLRMSLGFALVAAIIAVMRTDWPRERAALRVYAISGAVLFVAMTLVYWAARHVPTGWISLVFGLSPLVTGLLAVRYLDEAAPGAVRLTGFALAFGGLVLVFAQGFELDGGAVLGLAAVLGGVVVHCAGAVWLKSAMGRIPAISLNAGTLAFALPLWWLLVVVAGEPVAEVPPHALGAIAYLAIVGTALGFPLYFYVLRQVAASRVALITLVTPVIALALGAWLNDEPLGARVLGGAALVLGGLAVYQFGARRERRRAAFGTLKAVNET, encoded by the coding sequence ATGTCCGTGCCCGCCGCGTATGTCGGCGTCATTCTGATCTGGAGCACCACGCCACTGGCGATCCGCTGGAGTGGCGATGGCCTGGGCTTTTTGCTGGGCGTATCGCTGCGCATGAGCCTGGGCTTTGCGCTGGTCGCGGCGATCATCGCGGTCATGCGCACCGACTGGCCGCGCGAACGCGCGGCACTGCGCGTGTATGCGATCTCGGGCGCGGTGCTGTTTGTGGCGATGACGCTGGTGTACTGGGCCGCGCGACACGTCCCGACCGGCTGGATCTCGCTGGTGTTCGGGCTTTCGCCGCTGGTCACGGGTCTGCTCGCTGTGCGTTATCTCGATGAAGCCGCACCGGGCGCTGTGCGCCTGACCGGATTCGCGCTGGCCTTTGGCGGCCTGGTGCTGGTGTTCGCGCAGGGTTTCGAGCTGGATGGCGGCGCGGTGCTGGGGCTCGCGGCCGTGCTCGGCGGGGTGGTCGTGCACTGCGCGGGTGCGGTGTGGCTGAAGTCCGCGATGGGGCGTATTCCGGCGATTTCACTGAACGCCGGTACGCTCGCGTTCGCGCTGCCGCTGTGGTGGCTGCTGGTCGTCGTGGCGGGCGAACCGGTCGCCGAGGTGCCGCCGCATGCGCTCGGCGCGATCGCGTATCTCGCCATTGTCGGTACGGCGCTGGGGTTTCCGTTGTACTTTTATGTACTGCGGCAGGTTGCGGCCAGCCGGGTGGCACTGATCACGCTGGTGACGCCGGTGATCGCGCTGGCGCTCGGTGCGTGGCTCAATGACGAGCCGCTCGGCGCGCGGGTGCTGGGCGGCGCGGCGCTCGTGCTTGGCGGGCTTGCGGTCTATCAGTTCGGTGCGCGGCGCGAGCGGCGGCGGGCGGCGTTTGGGACTCTCAAGGCGGTGAACGAAACATGA
- a CDS encoding sulfite exporter TauE/SafE family protein, with protein sequence MTSDALLSAAGAYPAWAIAVSVIAVAAGAALQSAVGFGFALVAAPVLLFIDPALVPVPITLAALVLTAANFIANRHAADWRGLGWIVLGNGPGYLLGAIALTHLPLVWLAMLFGALTLAMVWLSLARIHCSPVPRWQLPMGALSGFSGVTTAMNGPPIALVYQHAAGPVVRATLSVYFFASNLILLAIFAGLNRLDMQAAAAGLLLVPGVLLGLWLGRRFSRWVDAGRTRRSILWVSALSAVAVMLRYGGF encoded by the coding sequence ATGACTTCAGACGCCCTGCTCTCGGCGGCGGGTGCGTATCCGGCGTGGGCGATCGCGGTTTCGGTCATTGCCGTCGCCGCCGGCGCGGCACTGCAGTCAGCGGTCGGGTTTGGCTTCGCGCTGGTCGCCGCCCCCGTGTTGCTGTTCATCGATCCGGCGCTGGTACCGGTGCCGATCACACTCGCGGCGCTGGTGCTCACAGCAGCCAACTTCATCGCGAACCGGCATGCCGCGGACTGGCGCGGGCTGGGCTGGATCGTGCTCGGCAATGGGCCGGGTTATCTGCTCGGCGCGATTGCACTGACGCACCTGCCGCTCGTGTGGCTGGCGATGCTGTTCGGGGCGCTGACGCTCGCGATGGTGTGGCTGTCACTTGCGCGAATCCACTGCTCGCCAGTGCCGCGCTGGCAGCTGCCCATGGGGGCGCTTTCGGGTTTCAGCGGCGTGACGACCGCGATGAACGGCCCGCCGATCGCACTGGTGTATCAGCACGCGGCCGGACCGGTCGTACGCGCAACGCTGTCGGTGTACTTCTTTGCGAGCAACCTGATCCTGCTTGCGATCTTCGCGGGCCTGAACCGGCTGGACATGCAGGCGGCCGCGGCCGGGCTGCTGCTCGTGCCCGGCGTGCTGCTGGGGCTGTGGCTGGGGCGCAGGTTCTCGCGCTGGGTCGATGCCGGACGCACGCGCCGCTCGATCCTCTGGGTATCGGCGCTCAGTGCGGTGGCCGTGATGCTGCGTTACGGGGGGTTCTGA
- a CDS encoding MBL fold metallo-hydrolase, whose product MTTTNKDSGTNVHEIASGIFRINTPVKIPGAGGFSFNQYLIVDDEPLLFHTGPRRMFPLVREAVASLIAPESLRFIAFSHVEADECGSLNEWLATAPAAVPVCSEVAAMVSISDIADRPPRALADGATLALGSHTLRWFDTPHLPHGWDCGLMHEQSTATLLCGDLFTQGGTDGAALTESDILAPSEAFRQKFDYFSHAPRTAALIESLAATQPGTLACMHGSAWRGDGAALLRALADSLGG is encoded by the coding sequence GTGACCACCACCAACAAAGACTCCGGCACCAACGTGCACGAGATTGCGAGCGGCATATTCCGCATCAACACACCGGTCAAGATACCCGGCGCCGGCGGGTTCTCGTTCAACCAGTATCTGATCGTCGACGACGAACCGCTGCTGTTTCACACCGGGCCACGCAGGATGTTTCCGCTGGTGCGCGAGGCGGTTGCAAGCCTGATTGCACCCGAGTCACTTCGTTTCATTGCGTTTTCGCACGTGGAAGCGGACGAATGCGGATCGCTGAACGAATGGCTGGCAACGGCGCCGGCCGCGGTGCCCGTTTGCAGCGAGGTCGCCGCAATGGTTTCGATCAGCGACATCGCAGACCGCCCGCCGCGCGCGCTGGCCGACGGGGCGACCCTGGCGCTGGGATCACACACGCTGCGCTGGTTCGACACCCCGCACCTGCCGCACGGCTGGGACTGCGGACTGATGCACGAGCAAAGCACCGCGACGCTGCTGTGCGGCGATCTGTTCACCCAGGGTGGCACGGACGGGGCAGCGCTGACCGAATCCGACATCCTTGCGCCCTCCGAAGCCTTTCGGCAGAAGTTCGACTACTTCTCGCATGCGCCGCGCACCGCCGCATTGATCGAGTCACTTGCGGCGACGCAGCCCGGCACGCTGGCCTGCATGCACGGCAGTGCATGGCGCGGTGACGGAGCGGCGCTGCTGCGCGCGCTCGCGGACTCGCTGGGCGGTTAG